The proteins below come from a single Dermatophilaceae bacterium Soc4.6 genomic window:
- the mftC gene encoding mycofactocin radical SAM maturase (MftC is a radical SAM/SPASM enzyme that catalyzes the first two steps in biosynthesis of the electron carrier mycofactocin from the terminal Val-Tyr dipeptide of the precursor peptide MftA.), translating to MTAILDRTSERPVGGRLVDQFEYGLDAPICLTWELTYACNLACVHCLSSSGRRDPRELTTAEAKALIDEFERMQIFYVNIGGGEPTVRPDFWELLDYAVAHHVGVKFSTNGFRITPQRAAILAATDYVDVQISLDGATAEVNDAVRGQGTYDAAMRALANLQAAGMKDFKISVVCTRHNIGQLDEFKAIADTYGAQLRLTRLRPSGRGADVWEELHPLPEQQRELYDWLVAHGEGVLTGDSFFHLSAFGDALPGLNLCGAGRVVCLVDPVGDVYACPFAIHDTFLAGNVRSEGGFDTVWKTSPLFLDLRSPQTGGACTRCSAYDSCRGGCMAAKFFTGLPLDGPDPECVKGNADASLAALDPGARPGTSQDHSHTGPVRNQPVPLTLVTRRPERSCDESPLTGLGAHSR from the coding sequence ATGACCGCCATCCTCGACCGCACCAGCGAGCGACCGGTCGGCGGGCGGCTGGTCGACCAGTTCGAGTACGGCCTGGACGCCCCGATCTGCCTCACCTGGGAGCTGACCTACGCGTGCAACCTCGCGTGCGTGCACTGCCTCAGCTCGTCCGGCCGTCGTGACCCGCGCGAGCTCACCACTGCTGAGGCCAAGGCGCTCATCGACGAGTTCGAGCGGATGCAGATCTTCTACGTCAACATCGGCGGCGGCGAGCCGACGGTGCGGCCCGACTTCTGGGAGCTGCTCGACTATGCGGTCGCCCACCACGTCGGCGTGAAGTTCTCGACCAACGGCTTCCGCATCACCCCACAGCGCGCGGCCATCCTCGCCGCCACGGACTACGTCGACGTGCAGATCTCCCTCGACGGGGCGACGGCGGAGGTCAACGACGCCGTGCGCGGACAGGGCACCTACGACGCGGCGATGCGCGCTCTGGCCAACCTGCAGGCTGCGGGCATGAAGGACTTCAAGATCTCGGTCGTGTGCACGCGGCACAACATCGGCCAGCTCGACGAGTTCAAGGCGATCGCCGACACCTACGGCGCCCAGCTGCGACTGACCCGCCTGCGCCCCTCGGGCCGCGGGGCCGACGTCTGGGAGGAGCTGCACCCGCTCCCCGAGCAGCAGCGCGAGCTCTACGACTGGCTCGTGGCGCACGGCGAGGGGGTGCTCACGGGCGACTCGTTCTTCCACCTGTCGGCCTTCGGCGACGCCCTCCCGGGGCTCAACCTCTGCGGCGCCGGGCGGGTCGTCTGCCTCGTCGACCCGGTGGGTGACGTCTACGCCTGCCCGTTCGCCATCCACGACACCTTCCTGGCCGGCAACGTGCGCAGCGAGGGCGGCTTCGACACCGTGTGGAAGACGTCACCGCTCTTCCTCGACCTGCGCTCGCCGCAGACCGGTGGCGCCTGCACGAGGTGCTCGGCCTACGACTCGTGCCGGGGTGGGTGCATGGCGGCCAAGTTCTTCACCGGGCTCCCGCTCGACGGACCGGATCCCGAGTGCGTCAAGGGCAACGCCGACGCCTCGCTCGCGGCCCTCGACCCGGGTGCCCGGCCGGGCACCAGCCAGGACCACTCGCACACCGGGCCGGTGCGCAACCAGCCGGTGCCGCTGACCCTGGTCACCCGGCGTCCCGAGCGCTCGTGCGACGAGAGCCCGCTCACGGGGCTCGGCGCCCACAGCCGCTAG
- the tsf gene encoding translation elongation factor Ts, producing the protein MANYTAADIKALREQTGAGMLDVKKALDEADGDRAKAIEILRIKGQKGVSKREGRTTSNGVVVAQAGDGVGTLVEILCETDFVAKSAPFVALADEVLAQAVAVNATSAESLLASELEAGRTVQVRIDEANAAIGEKIEIKRVVRLEAPNVVSYLHKTSPDLPAQIGVLVATEGGDHQVARDVAMHVAAFSPTVLHRDDVPAETVENERRVAEATAKEEGKPEAALARIVEGRVNGFFKENVLTEQSFAKDPKKTVAQVLKEAGATATGFARFRVGG; encoded by the coding sequence ATGGCGAACTACACCGCCGCTGACATCAAGGCGCTGCGCGAGCAGACCGGCGCCGGCATGCTCGACGTCAAGAAGGCCCTCGACGAGGCCGACGGCGACCGGGCCAAGGCCATCGAGATCCTCCGGATCAAGGGCCAGAAGGGCGTGAGCAAGCGCGAGGGTCGCACGACGTCCAACGGCGTCGTCGTCGCGCAGGCCGGCGACGGTGTCGGCACCCTCGTCGAGATCCTCTGCGAGACCGACTTCGTGGCCAAGAGCGCGCCGTTCGTCGCGCTCGCCGACGAGGTCCTCGCGCAGGCCGTCGCGGTCAACGCCACCTCGGCCGAGTCGCTGCTCGCCAGCGAGCTGGAGGCCGGTCGCACCGTCCAGGTGCGCATCGACGAGGCCAACGCGGCCATCGGCGAGAAGATCGAGATCAAGCGCGTCGTGCGCCTCGAGGCGCCCAACGTCGTGTCCTACCTGCACAAGACCAGCCCCGACCTGCCCGCGCAGATCGGCGTGCTCGTCGCTACCGAGGGTGGCGACCACCAGGTCGCGCGCGACGTCGCCATGCACGTCGCTGCCTTCTCTCCGACGGTCCTGCACCGCGACGACGTGCCCGCCGAGACGGTGGAGAACGAGCGTCGCGTCGCCGAGGCCACCGCCAAGGAGGAGGGCAAGCCCGAGGCTGCCCTCGCGCGCATCGTCGAGGGTCGGGTCAACGGCTTCTTCAAGGAGAACGTCCTCACCGAGCAGTCGTTCGCCAAGGACCCGAAGAAGACCGTCGCCCAGGTGCTCAAGGAGGCCGGGGCCACGGCCACCGGCTTCGCTCGGTTCCGCGTCGGGGGCTGA
- a CDS encoding mycofactocin-coupled SDR family oxidoreductase, with protein sequence MKTPTALVTGAARGIGAAVTHRLVGRGFHVMAVDGCAGADGAAYGLATRADLDGVVAAHPGQVTGVVADVREPGALAAVVEQVRSEHGGLSVVVAGAAIIAGGDALWETDDALLDAVWRSDAVSVWNTAKATMPLLLAQPADARPTFVAITSAAGEHGLYHLSAYCMAKHAVVGLVRALAADVAGHPVTVAGVSPGSTSTDMLRETARLYDLDDVSALVAEQSIGRALDPDEVASVVEFACTAGQVVHGAILSATGGFGR encoded by the coding sequence GTGAAGACGCCCACCGCCCTCGTCACCGGGGCCGCCCGCGGCATCGGCGCCGCCGTGACGCACCGGCTCGTCGGCCGCGGCTTCCACGTCATGGCGGTGGACGGGTGTGCAGGGGCAGACGGAGCGGCCTACGGGCTGGCGACCCGGGCGGACCTCGACGGTGTCGTCGCGGCGCACCCCGGGCAGGTGACCGGGGTGGTCGCCGACGTGCGCGAACCCGGCGCGCTCGCAGCGGTGGTCGAGCAGGTGCGGTCCGAGCACGGTGGACTGAGCGTGGTCGTCGCCGGGGCGGCGATCATCGCCGGCGGTGACGCCCTGTGGGAGACCGACGACGCCCTGCTCGACGCCGTGTGGAGGTCTGACGCCGTCAGCGTGTGGAACACCGCGAAGGCCACGATGCCGCTGCTGCTCGCGCAGCCGGCCGACGCGCGGCCGACGTTCGTGGCCATCACCTCGGCCGCCGGCGAGCACGGGCTCTACCACCTGTCGGCCTACTGCATGGCCAAGCACGCGGTCGTCGGACTGGTGCGGGCGCTGGCCGCCGACGTGGCCGGTCACCCCGTGACCGTGGCCGGGGTGTCACCCGGCTCCACGTCGACCGACATGCTGCGTGAGACCGCCCGGCTCTATGACCTGGACGACGTCTCCGCACTCGTCGCCGAGCAGTCCATCGGCCGGGCCCTCGACCCTGACGAGGTGGCCTCGGTCGTCGAGTTCGCCTGCACCGCAGGGCAGGTCGTCCACGGGGCGATCCTGTCGGCAACCGGTGGCTTCGGCCGGTGA
- the mftB gene encoding mycofactocin biosynthesis chaperone MftB (MftB, a small protein, is a peptide chaperone that assists the radical SAM enzyme MftC in performing two modifications to the C-terminal Val-Tyr dipeptide of the mycofactocin precursor peptide, MftA. MftB's role is analogous to the role of PqqD in the biosynthesis of PQQ, a cofactor that derives entirely from a Tyr and a Glu in the precursor PqqA.) encodes MPDMLGQAWCLSESVSLRPEPFGALAYDFRTRRLSFLKTPALVEVVRLLGESPCVADALVGAGVDASEHASYARALRTLADSGILTPRTTQPEEILV; translated from the coding sequence ATGCCCGACATGCTCGGGCAGGCGTGGTGCCTGAGCGAGTCGGTGTCGTTGCGACCGGAGCCCTTCGGGGCGCTGGCCTACGACTTCCGCACCCGGCGGCTCAGCTTCCTCAAGACGCCGGCGCTGGTCGAGGTCGTGCGCCTGCTGGGCGAGAGCCCCTGCGTCGCCGACGCCCTGGTGGGCGCCGGCGTCGACGCCTCCGAGCACGCGTCATACGCACGCGCACTGCGCACCCTCGCCGACAGCGGCATCCTCACCCCGCGCACGACCCAGCCCGAGGAGATCCTCGTATGA
- a CDS encoding phosphoribosyltransferase family protein, whose protein sequence is MADEREILTWALFGEATRDLAQQVVDDWAPDMILSIARGGLLIGGALGYALGIKNTYTMNVEFYTGVDERLEVPRILPPAPDFVDLGDARVLVADDVADTGHTLRSVQEFVAGKVGEVRTAVIYEKPHSVVRCDYVWRRTDKWINFPWSTLPPVTADGVPALDIVLDA, encoded by the coding sequence ATGGCGGACGAGCGCGAGATCCTCACCTGGGCCCTCTTCGGGGAGGCGACCCGTGACCTCGCCCAGCAGGTGGTCGACGACTGGGCGCCCGACATGATCCTCTCGATCGCCCGGGGCGGGCTGCTCATCGGCGGCGCCCTCGGCTACGCCCTGGGGATCAAGAACACCTACACGATGAACGTCGAGTTCTACACCGGCGTCGACGAGCGCCTCGAGGTGCCGCGCATCCTGCCGCCGGCTCCCGACTTCGTCGACCTCGGCGACGCCCGGGTGCTCGTGGCCGACGACGTCGCCGACACCGGCCACACCCTGCGCTCTGTGCAGGAGTTCGTCGCCGGCAAGGTCGGCGAAGTGCGCACCGCCGTGATCTACGAGAAGCCGCACTCGGTCGTGCGCTGCGACTACGTGTGGCGCCGCACCGACAAGTGGATCAACTTCCCGTGGAGCACCCTGCCACCGGTCACCGCCGACGGCGTGCCCGCCCTCGACATCGTGCTCGACGCCTGA
- the mftA gene encoding mycofactocin precursor MftA (Mycofactocin is a small molecule electron carrier derived from the final two amino acids, Val-Tyr, of MftA, the mycofactocin precursor. It plays a role in redox homeostasis and the metabolism of alcohols and aldehydes in Actinobacteria, including Mycobacterium tuberculosis.): protein MSDTLTPLATDAPLDTTTEITDTTDEVLAEDQLVEEISIDGMCGVY, encoded by the coding sequence ATGTCCGACACGCTCACCCCCCTGGCGACCGACGCCCCCCTCGACACGACCACCGAGATCACCGACACGACCGACGAGGTGCTCGCCGAGGACCAGCTGGTCGAGGAGATCTCCATCGACGGCATGTGCGGCGTCTACTGA
- the mftE gene encoding mycofactocin biosynthesis peptidyl-dipeptidase MftE: protein MFSSVPTSWPLLDLGLQRSPEVGTDEVLLLVPLGSMEQHGPHLPLSTDSVVAASVARAAAEVLVGEGRRVLVAPTLAYGNSGEHEGFPGTISIGHEALHLLLVEFGRSACRWAQGLIFVNGHGGNVATLRAAVDVLRYEGRPVAWTSCDLPGADAHAGRTETSLLLELTPHAVHTDAVEVGCTLPLEQLLPRLRRDGVRAVSANGVLGDPTLATREEGHALTQTLVRNLLDELRTLDVAGTGRLARAADHAVRADADA from the coding sequence GTGTTCTCCTCCGTGCCGACGTCCTGGCCGCTGCTCGACCTCGGGCTGCAACGCTCGCCCGAGGTCGGCACGGACGAGGTGCTGCTGCTGGTGCCGCTCGGGTCGATGGAGCAGCACGGCCCGCACCTGCCGCTGTCCACGGACTCGGTCGTCGCGGCCTCCGTGGCCAGGGCCGCCGCCGAGGTGCTCGTCGGGGAGGGGAGGCGGGTGCTGGTCGCGCCGACCCTCGCCTACGGCAACAGCGGTGAGCACGAAGGTTTCCCCGGCACCATCTCGATCGGTCACGAGGCCCTGCACCTGCTGCTCGTCGAGTTCGGTCGGTCGGCCTGCCGGTGGGCGCAGGGCCTGATCTTCGTCAACGGCCACGGAGGCAACGTCGCCACGCTGCGCGCCGCCGTCGACGTGCTGCGCTACGAGGGTCGGCCCGTGGCCTGGACCTCGTGCGACCTGCCGGGGGCCGACGCACATGCCGGTCGCACCGAGACCTCGCTGCTGCTCGAGCTCACCCCGCACGCCGTGCACACCGACGCCGTCGAGGTGGGGTGCACCCTCCCCCTCGAACAGCTGCTCCCCCGCCTGCGCCGGGACGGGGTCAGAGCCGTGTCGGCCAACGGCGTCCTCGGGGACCCCACGCTCGCGACGAGGGAGGAGGGACACGCGCTCACCCAGACGCTCGTGCGCAACCTGCTCGACGAGCTGCGCACCCTCGACGTCGCGGGCACGGGTCGGCTCGCGCGAGCGGCCGACCACGCGGTCCGCGCGGACGCCGACGCGTGA
- a CDS encoding alkaline phosphatase family protein, producing MRPPSRHTLTALGVLTTASALALPPVAAQATTGHDTPTTAARHVLLLSVDGLHQNDLASYAAAHPTSALAALLRGGVDYTSATTPVPSDSFPGLVGQVTGGNPRTTGVYYDVSYDRALLPAGTTSCAGVAPGTGVAYDESLDRDPTRLDAGQGLTGLPGSILSMTGRPQRLIDRAALPVDPATCKPVMPHSYLKVNTIFDVVHRSGLRTAWSDKHPAYDILNGPSGQDVDDLFTPEINSDAPSGGDWTSINSSTQAYDAVKVRAVLNEIDGLDHSGTSHVGVPAIFGMNFQSVSTAQKLPVSDGLAGGYLPGGTVPGPVLSSALGFVDASVGAMVAQLRQDGLASSTSIILSAKHGQSPTDPTTLTRVDDGAVIEGLDADWKVGHPAAADLVAWSADDDSLLLWLSDRSPAATRFVRQWLLSHAATGTTATSASRTVTGSGLSRVYAGDAAAAFYGVSPDEARHPDVVGVAQPGVVYTGGTKKIAEHGGMNPADRHVPVVVATVSHIGIGSTRGSVVSTPVETTQIAPTVLSLLGLDPRSLQAVRIEGTPVLPTP from the coding sequence ATGCGCCCCCCCAGCCGCCACACCCTCACCGCTCTCGGTGTCCTGACCACCGCCTCGGCGCTCGCGCTCCCGCCCGTCGCGGCGCAGGCCACGACCGGCCACGACACGCCCACGACCGCGGCCCGGCACGTCCTGCTGCTCTCGGTCGACGGGCTCCACCAGAACGACCTCGCCTCGTACGCCGCGGCGCACCCGACCTCGGCTCTCGCGGCCCTGCTGCGCGGTGGCGTCGACTACACCTCCGCGACGACGCCCGTGCCCTCCGACTCCTTCCCGGGCCTGGTCGGACAGGTGACCGGTGGCAACCCGCGCACGACCGGGGTCTACTACGACGTCTCCTACGACCGGGCGCTGCTGCCAGCGGGCACGACGAGCTGCGCGGGCGTGGCCCCCGGCACCGGCGTGGCCTACGACGAGTCCCTCGACCGCGACCCGACGCGGCTCGACGCCGGCCAGGGCCTCACCGGTCTGCCCGGCTCGATCCTGTCCATGACGGGCAGGCCCCAGCGACTGATCGACCGCGCGGCCCTCCCGGTGGACCCGGCGACCTGCAAGCCCGTCATGCCGCACTCGTACCTGAAGGTCAACACGATCTTCGATGTCGTCCACCGCTCAGGCCTCCGCACGGCGTGGTCGGACAAGCACCCGGCCTACGACATCCTCAACGGCCCCTCGGGCCAGGACGTCGACGACCTCTTCACGCCGGAGATCAACTCGGACGCGCCCTCGGGTGGCGACTGGACGAGCATCAACTCCTCCACACAGGCGTACGACGCCGTCAAGGTCCGGGCCGTCCTCAACGAGATCGACGGGCTCGACCACTCGGGCACCAGCCACGTCGGTGTACCCGCGATCTTCGGCATGAACTTCCAGTCGGTCTCAACGGCCCAGAAGCTGCCGGTGTCGGACGGTCTGGCCGGTGGCTACCTGCCGGGTGGCACCGTGCCCGGGCCGGTGCTCAGCTCGGCCCTCGGCTTCGTCGACGCGTCGGTCGGCGCCATGGTGGCGCAGCTGCGCCAGGACGGTCTCGCCTCGTCCACGAGCATCATCCTGTCGGCCAAGCACGGGCAGTCGCCCACCGACCCGACCACCCTGACCCGGGTCGACGACGGGGCGGTGATCGAGGGGCTCGACGCCGACTGGAAGGTGGGCCACCCGGCCGCGGCCGATCTCGTCGCGTGGTCGGCCGACGACGACAGCCTGCTGCTGTGGTTGAGCGACCGGTCACCGGCCGCCACGCGCTTCGTGCGACAGTGGCTGCTCTCGCACGCTGCCACGGGAACCACGGCCACCTCGGCGTCCCGCACGGTCACCGGGTCCGGGCTGAGCAGGGTCTACGCGGGCGACGCGGCCGCGGCCTTCTACGGCGTCTCGCCGGACGAGGCCCGTCACCCGGACGTCGTGGGGGTCGCGCAGCCCGGTGTCGTCTACACCGGGGGCACGAAGAAGATCGCCGAGCACGGGGGGATGAACCCCGCGGACCGTCACGTACCCGTCGTGGTGGCCACCGTCTCGCACATCGGCATCGGCTCGACCCGTGGCTCCGTCGTCAGCACGCCGGTGGAGACGACCCAGATCGCACCGACGGTGCTCTCGCTGCTGGGTCTCGACCCGCGGTCGCTCCAGGCCGTGCGCATCGAGGGCACCCCTGTGCTCCCCACCCCCTGA
- the mftM gene encoding mycofactocin oligosaccharide methyltransferase MftM yields the protein MPIDPLRPTSVPGRYEDEVVVVQRWSGPWPRRARGAVQTAHFDVSRIAGRVLVTHCLSPEQVDDDLASVIVDELFGPGWLRGAEAFERIFTGIVRSMEPDALDSWERFYRNTIARPAPIYDRAAELVLPGPVLELGCCFGFLSLRLASRGHDVTASDVSAGTVRLLHTLAPRLGLRLTTLLADAARVPLEDGCADTVLVIHLMERLDQEHGVAVIHEALRCARRRVVAAVSLEREVDESYGHVRTVTLEDLAVWGRASGAPYAVSEHHGGWLVLDKP from the coding sequence ATGCCGATCGACCCGCTGCGTCCGACCTCCGTCCCCGGCCGCTACGAGGACGAGGTCGTCGTCGTCCAGCGCTGGTCGGGCCCGTGGCCCCGGCGGGCCCGTGGCGCCGTGCAGACGGCGCACTTCGATGTCTCGCGGATCGCGGGGCGGGTGCTCGTCACGCACTGCCTCTCGCCCGAGCAGGTCGACGACGACCTCGCGAGCGTGATCGTCGACGAGCTCTTCGGGCCCGGCTGGCTGCGCGGCGCCGAGGCCTTCGAGCGGATCTTCACCGGCATCGTGCGCTCGATGGAGCCGGATGCACTCGACAGCTGGGAGCGGTTCTACCGCAACACGATCGCGCGCCCCGCGCCGATCTACGACCGGGCGGCCGAGCTGGTCCTCCCCGGCCCGGTGCTCGAGCTCGGATGCTGCTTCGGCTTCCTGTCCCTGCGTCTCGCCTCACGGGGGCACGACGTCACGGCCTCGGACGTCTCGGCCGGGACGGTGCGGCTGCTGCACACCCTGGCGCCGCGGCTCGGGTTGCGCCTGACCACCCTGCTCGCCGACGCTGCGCGGGTGCCACTCGAGGACGGCTGCGCCGACACGGTCCTGGTCATCCACCTCATGGAGCGCCTTGACCAGGAGCACGGGGTCGCGGTCATCCACGAGGCGCTGCGCTGCGCCCGCCGGCGAGTCGTCGCCGCCGTCTCGCTGGAGCGGGAGGTCGACGAGTCCTACGGTCACGTGCGGACGGTCACCCTCGAGGACCTCGCGGTCTGGGGCCGGGCCAGCGGCGCGCCGTACGCCGTGTCGGAGCACCACGGCGGCTGGCTGGTGCTCGACAAGCCGTGA
- the mftF gene encoding mycofactocin biosynthesis glycosyltransferase MftF (Members of this protein family, MftF, are glycosyltransferases, members of PF00535 (glycosyl transferase family 2). The encoding gene is found as part of the mycofactocin cassette, in Mycobacterium tuberculosis, many other Actinobacteria, and occasional members of other lineages. Mycofactocin itself, a putative redox carrier, is a heavily modified derivative of the C-terminal Val-Tyr dipeptide of the mycofactocin precursor MftA (TIGR03969).) — MTAARLPDGFTVRLAEATRLSDGGEALLSATTGRLVRLKPAATHLLVDRVVTVSDAATAALAAVLIDRDLADPWWRDPVIASPTVDAVTDVTVVVPVRDRPAQLARLLQSLPPALRVVVVDDGSRDPATAAVAVERGAQVVRLDPGRGPAGARNAGAAACSTPYVAFLDSDVVPEAGWLATLHRHLADPRVALVAPRVLGLPGPTGGEGWLHRYEAVRSSLDLGPRPAGVHPHGQVAYLPSAAMLVRLAAWGSGFDESLQVGEDVDLVWRTYEAGWRLRYEPAAVVRHEHRTDVSSWLRRKAFYGTSADLLAARHGDAVAPMVLTPWTGAFVVALLAQRRWSLPVAAGVYGAATWQLSRRLTRSRRPLVTASSLTAVGAVAALWQTSAALTRHYWPLAVVGALVSRRVRTALLVAAVVDGLVDHHRSQTDLDPVRYVLARRLDDLGYGAGVWLGAWRGRSLRALRPALRGFPHRAGETG, encoded by the coding sequence GTGACGGCCGCGCGCCTGCCCGACGGCTTCACCGTGAGGCTGGCCGAGGCGACCAGGCTCAGCGACGGTGGCGAGGCCCTGCTCAGCGCCACGACGGGCCGTCTGGTGCGCCTGAAGCCGGCGGCAACCCATCTGCTCGTCGATCGCGTGGTGACGGTCTCCGACGCCGCCACCGCCGCGCTGGCGGCGGTGCTGATCGACCGCGACCTCGCCGACCCGTGGTGGCGTGACCCCGTCATCGCGTCACCCACCGTCGACGCCGTCACCGACGTCACCGTGGTCGTGCCGGTGCGCGACCGCCCGGCGCAGCTCGCCCGCCTCCTGCAGTCGCTCCCCCCGGCCCTGCGCGTGGTCGTGGTCGACGACGGCTCGCGCGACCCGGCCACCGCCGCGGTGGCGGTCGAGCGCGGCGCGCAGGTCGTCAGGCTGGACCCGGGCCGCGGGCCGGCCGGTGCCCGCAACGCGGGAGCGGCCGCGTGCAGCACTCCTTACGTCGCCTTCCTCGACTCCGACGTCGTGCCCGAGGCGGGCTGGCTCGCGACCCTGCACCGTCACCTCGCCGACCCGCGCGTCGCGCTGGTGGCTCCCCGCGTGCTCGGGCTGCCAGGGCCGACCGGCGGCGAGGGCTGGCTGCACCGGTATGAGGCGGTGCGCTCCTCGCTGGACCTCGGCCCCCGGCCGGCGGGGGTGCACCCGCACGGCCAGGTGGCCTACCTGCCGAGCGCCGCGATGCTCGTGCGGCTGGCCGCCTGGGGCAGCGGTTTCGACGAGTCGCTCCAGGTGGGTGAGGACGTCGACCTCGTCTGGCGCACCTACGAGGCGGGCTGGCGGCTGCGCTACGAGCCGGCCGCCGTGGTGCGCCACGAGCACCGCACCGACGTGTCGAGCTGGCTGCGCCGCAAGGCCTTCTACGGCACCAGTGCCGACCTGCTGGCCGCGCGACACGGTGACGCCGTGGCGCCGATGGTGCTCACGCCGTGGACGGGCGCCTTCGTGGTGGCCCTGCTCGCCCAGCGCCGCTGGTCGCTGCCCGTCGCGGCCGGTGTCTACGGAGCGGCGACGTGGCAGCTGTCGCGGCGGCTCACCCGCAGCCGCCGCCCGCTCGTCACGGCGTCGTCCCTGACCGCCGTCGGCGCAGTGGCCGCCCTCTGGCAGACCTCGGCGGCCCTCACGCGCCACTACTGGCCGCTGGCCGTCGTCGGCGCCCTCGTCAGCCGTCGCGTCCGCACCGCCCTCCTGGTGGCCGCGGTGGTCGACGGCCTGGTCGACCACCACCGGTCGCAGACCGACCTCGACCCGGTGCGCTACGTCCTGGCCCGGCGGCTCGACGACCTCGGCTACGGAGCGGGGGTCTGGCTCGGCGCCTGGCGCGGCCGCTCGCTGCGCGCCCTGCGCCCGGCCCTGCGCGGCTTCCCCCACCGGGCCGGCGAGACCGGCTGA